One window of the Triticum dicoccoides isolate Atlit2015 ecotype Zavitan chromosome 3B, WEW_v2.0, whole genome shotgun sequence genome contains the following:
- the LOC119278683 gene encoding non-specific phospholipase C2-like — protein MVLTYDEHGGFFDHVPRLVDGVPSPDDIVGPPPYNFTFNRLGVLVPAILISPWIEKGTVMHGPNGSPSPMSQFEHSSVPATVKKLFNLLRDFLTKRDAWAGTFKGVVQTRTEPRTDCPEQLPTPTRIRQTEANEEAKLTSFQQEIVQLAAVLYGDHQLSSLQQRIRERMNVREGTSYMRSAVRRFFEAGMLAKRMGVADDEQIVKMMPSLTTRTSSADQDNLP, from the exons ATGGTCCTCACATATGATGAGCATGGTGGGTTCTTCGACCATGTTCCCAGGCTGGTCGACGGCGTGCCTAGTCCCGACGACATTGTTGGCCCACCGCCGTACAACTTCACGTTCAACAGGTTAGGGGTGCTTGTCCCGGCCATCTTGATCTCTCCATGGATTGAGAAGGGAACAG TTATGCATGGGCCGAATGGAAGTCCGTCCCCGATGTCGCAATTCGAGCATTCTTCAGTCCCTGCAACCGTGAAGAAACTGTTCAATCTGCTTCGGGATTTCCTGACCAAAAGAGACGCGTGGGCTGGGACCTTCAAAGGCGTCGTGCAAACCAGAACTGAACCGAGGACAGATTGTCCAG AGCAACTCCCGACACCGACGAGGATCCGTCAGACGGAGGCGAACGAGGAGGCGAAGCTGACCTCGTTCCAGCAGGAGATCGTGCAGCTGGCGGCGGTGCTGTACGGAGACCACCAGCTGAGCAGCCTGCAGCAGAGGATCAGGGAGAGGATGAACGTGAGGGAAGGGACCTCCTACATGAGGAGCGCCGTGCGGCGCTTCTTCGAGGCCGGCATGTTGGCCAAGAGAATGGGCGTCGCCGACGACGAGCAGATCGTCAAAATGATGCCCTCCCTCACCACCAGGACATCCAGTGCGGACCAAGATAATCTTCCGTAG